A segment of the Candidatus Nitrososphaera gargensis Ga9.2 genome:
ATGCAGTGTATGTCGCAAAAGCGCGGGATTGCTTTGACGCCAAAAGTGATAGAGCGGGTGCGCTCGGCTTCCCCTATCATCATCTCCATCGAATGCACCGACATCCTGACGCTCACGCCCTTGTTGTGGTTGACATCGTGATGGGCACGTGTCATCTGCGTTATCTTGGCTATCGTCCTTACGATAAAGACAGGCAGCATCACGTTCTTGGCGTCAGCAATCCTCGACTCCTGCACTGTTATGAGCATCTCGTCTTCCACAGTCCTCGGGTAATGGGTGTCAACGTGGCTCCTGAGCCTGTCAAACAAGGGCTCAATTATCTTGCCCGAGTGGGTATAGTCGATCGGGTTTGCCGTCGCGATTATCTTGACATCCGGCTTGAAGACGGCAGGATAAGCGCCGGTGGTGAACTTGCCTTCCTGCAGGACACTTAGCAGGGACACCTGCTTGCGCGGGTCGAGCACTGGCAGCTCGTCGATGCACAAAATGCCATGCCTTGCCTGCAACAGCTGGCCGGCGGAATACGATTCCATGCTATAGAGCTCGACGCCTTTCTTCGCTATCTTGATGGCATCAATCTGGCCTACAAGATCTTTAACGGAAATGTCCGGTGTCGATAGAATGTACTTGTACCTGTCCGCGCCGCTTATCCAGTCTATCTTTGTTTCCAGCTTGTTTGATCTGATAATGTCTTCGCACTCTGGCGAAACGGTGAACTCGGGCTGGGTGCGCACGACCTCAGAGTCTGACAAAAGGGCGGTCAGCTGGTCTTCAGGGATCGAGGTCGGGATGTCATTCGTCACAGTCCCCCTCACAACTGGGATTGGCGACAAGAGGTTCTTCGCTATGGCCTCTGCGATCTTGGTCTTTGCCTGACCGATCTGGCCGACAAGCAAGAGATCATGACCTGATAAAATGGCCCTGTTGACCGCAGGAATGACATCATCGTCATAACCAATGATGCCTGGGTACGGGTGCTCGCCCTTCTTCAACTTGGCAATAAGGTTGCCGCGCATCTGCTCTTCAACTGTGACATGCTTGTAGTTTATCTTCAAAAGATCGCCGAGCGTCTTTACCTGCTTGTAGTCTTCGGGGACACCGGGCATAATTTCAGTGTATTTTGGCTTGGTGGTATAAGAGCGGTGGACCATTTCCTCTATTTTCGCACTCATTCTCGAGACGGGACTTCGCGGTCTCTGCACAAATTTAAAGATTGTTAGAAATAATCAGTGGTTCTCGATCGCCAGTTCCAGCTGCCTCTGGTACTCTTCAATGGCAAGCTCTTCTGCGGTCTTTTTTGACGCGACAAGTTTCTGGACGCCGGCCTGTTTCTTCGTAGTCATTCTTCCAGTGTCTCTGCCCACAATCAGCTTATAATGCTTTACATGAATCAAAACGCACCATACAACCAAAAAATTTGATAAAATTGCCCTGAGCTTTCAATATTAGGTATTGCAGGCCCTTGTGCAGGCGCCTTTGTTGTAAATATTCCAGCTTTTGTGCGTGCGGTACCCAGATTGGTTTTTATTGCCGATTTTGTTTCGTGATTAATGAATTTGTCCGCATCCGAGTACAAACATATCCTCAGAATTGCCGGCAAGGACATTGAGGGCAGCAAGAAAGTAATTGTTGCTGTCAGTGAAATTAAAGGCATAGGTTACAATTTTGCTCAGGTTTTGACGCAGACCCTCAACATCAACCCAGACAAACGTGTCGGGTTTTTGACAGATAGCGAGCTTGGCGAGCTCGAGCAGGCGATCGCCCACCCGGACAAGGCAGGCGTCCCAGCATGGTACCTTAACCGGAGAAAGAACATGGACACTGGATCGAACCACCACATGATAACATCTGATCTTGATTTTGCTTCTTCAAACGATATCGAGCGCGAAAAGATGGTGATGAGCTGGCGCGGCTACAGGCACATGTTTGGCCTGAGAGTAAGGGGCCAGCGCACAAGGACAACCGGCAGGAAGGGCGGCGCAGTTGGAGTAAAGAAGGTCAAGGCGATGCCTGGCGCAGCACCGGCGGCAGCCGGCGCAGCAGCTCCAGCGGCACCGGCGGCAGCTGGCAGTGCCAAGCCAGCGGCTGGTGCAGCAGCCTCGGCAGCGGGTGCAGCAAAACCAGCAGCAGGCGCAGCTCCAGCAGCGGGTGGTGGTGCCAAGCAAGCAGCACCGGCAAAGGAGCAGGCAAAGAAATAGAGGTGCGTGGTGCTAGATGGGAGATCCTCGTAAATCAAAGAAACTATACCGCAGACCAAGGATGATCTGGACCACAGACCAGCTGAATGCCGAGCTCTACATCATGGGTTCGTACGGCCTTCGGAACAAGCGCGAGTTATGGAAGGCACAGACTGAGGTCGCAAGGATCAGGAATCAAGCCCGCGCACTTTTGGCGCTGTCTGCGGAAGCAAGGGCAGAGAAGGAAAAGAGGCTGCTTAACTTTTTGAACAGGCTTGGTCTTGCAAAAGAGGGAGCGACCCTTGATGACATTTTGAACCTGAAGGTCGAGGACCTGCTTGAGCGCAGGCTGCAGACGATTGTCATGAAAAAGTCAGGCACCAAGTCGCCTTACCAGGCAAGGCAGATGGTGAGCCACGGCCACGTCTCGATAGGCAGCCGCAAGGTCAACATCCCTGGCTACCTTGTCAGGACAGAAGAAGAGCCGCAGATCCTGCTCCATATCGAGCTGCCAAGCGCCGCCGCTGCAGCGCAGCCGTCAGCGTCATAGGCCGCTTACGATGTCCACGTGGTCTATTTTGCCGTCAGAGTTCATATCAAAGCCCTGAACCACAAGCGCCCAGTAGTCCTCCCCGTTGTACTTTTTTAACACCTCTTCGCTGTAGTTGGTAAGCGCAATCACAGCAGACTTGGTGCCAGCCGACCGCACGCCGGCGACCACAACTATGCTCGAGTTGCTGTCGTACGGGTTCTTTATCTTGGCAATCAGGCCATGGTTGTCAAGGCCGTAGCGGTTGCCTGATCCGTCGATGAGGCCAGACCAGAAATTCTTCTCGTCGAACCTTACCGGCAGGTAACGGTTGAATTCCGCTGTCAAGATATTTGTTCCTGGGCCCCCGATCGTTATCAGGTTGTTGCCAGTCAGCATCTTTTCTGCCTTGGCATCGACGTCCAGCTTGACCACAAACTCTGAGGGGACAGCGCTTGTGATGTGGCCCAGAAAGAAGGCAAGGTGCACCGCATAGTGCCCGTCCCTTGCAGAGGACTTGTACGGACCGTGCGGGTCGGGCGCGCCCACCACAATGAGCCCTTTGAACTCCCTGCCTGCAACAAAGTTTTCAAAGAATCTTGAAGTGCTAGGGTGCCCGCCTGCCGGCATCGATCCAAGTTTTGTTTCGCCCCAGTCCATCTCTATCCCAAACGATGGGCTTGACGCCTGATAGAGCCGGGCGGTTCCTCCCCTGACAAAGTTTCTGCCGACCTCTTGGACGGCGCCGATGCTGACCAGCTTGCGTATGTAGTAATATGCGCTCTGCTCATAGATCTTTAATTCTTTTGCAACCTGCGCCGGGTACATCGGTCCTCTTGAAAGCAGCTCCATTATGCGCCACGCCACAGGGTTTGAGAGCACACGCATCCGCTCCACGTCTCGGAACACTACGATCTTTTTGGCCAACGCCTGCCCGTCGCTTTCTGAAATGAGCTTCTTTTCCAACAGCTATCAATTCCTGCATACCACTATATAACGTTATGTAGCGGTACAAAGCTATATTTGGTTGAGCGTGCATGGACCATTATAAAATATTATTGAATGGTAGTTTTCCAAGTTCAATAGTACTTAAAAGCACGACCGGGCTGCTTTTGTTCGATGTGCTCGATTATAGGATACAAAGGCAAGAACGCTGCCGCCCCAATACTGGTTGACAGCCTCAAGAGGATGGAATACAGAGGTTATGATAGCGTCGGGGTCGCCACGTTTGACAGCGGCAACATTCTGGTTCGCAAGGGCACGGGCAAGGTTATCGAAGTTAACAGAAACCTGAACATCGACCAGATGTCCGGCAAGATTGGCATCGGGCACACCCGGTGGGCCACGCACGGCGGAGTGACTGACAAAAACGCCCACCCGCATTCTGCCTGCAAGAACAACATTGCAGTTGTCCACAATGGCATTATTGAAAATTATAAAGAGCTCAAACAGGAGTTGATCGAGGTGGGCCACACTTTTGCAAGTGAAACCGACAGTGAAGTGATCGCCCACCTTCTTGAAATCCACTTTAGCAGTGGCAACAACATCAAGCAGGCAATGATCGATACCTGTAAGAGGCTCAAGGGCAACTATGCCTTTGTCGCGGTCTTTCAGGACGGCACCATATGCGGGGCAAGGTACGAAGAGCCGCTTGTCATCGGCGTCGCAAACGACGGCTACTTTGTCTCGAGCGACGTGTTGGGCTTTCTGCAGTATACTGACAAGGCGATATTCCTTGAAAATGGCGACATTTGCATCGTCGACAATTCAAAACTAGAGATCTTTGATTTTGAAGGCAGGCCCATCGCGCATCCAATAACGCAGGTGGCGTGGGAGTTGGGCGACATCGACAAGGGCAAGTACGCGCACTATACCCTCAAGGAGATAAACGACCAGAGGCTGACTGTTGTGCACGCCGGCAGGCAGGACGAGGCGACAATGGAAAAGTTCTGCAATATCCTTGCTAGTGCAAAGGACATCTATATCACGGGCAGCGGCACGAGCTACCACTCTGCGCTCATCTTCAAACATATGCTGGCACGCTTTGGCAAGATAAGGGCTGAAACTGTGATGTCGAGCGAATCGCAGTACGCGCTTGCGTCTATGGACAGCAATTCGGTGCTGGTAGCGATTTCGCAGAGTGGCGAAACCGCGGACGTTTTGGATTCTGTCAGGCTCGCAAAGAACCAAGGGGCCAATGTACTTTCAATAGTTAATGTTACAACGTCTTCGCTTGCAAGGGCAAGCGATGCGTATCTGTCGACAAACTGCGGGCCAGAGATCGGAGTTGCAGCAACAAAGAGCTTTACAGGCCAGTTGGCGCTCATCTACAACGTCACAGACAGGCTATGCAAGAACTGCCTAGAGACTGAAAAGGCCGAGTTTGCAGTGGCGGTCGAGAACATTATCGCCAACCAAGCAAGCATCATAAAGGTTGCAGAGCAGATGAAGGACGCGTCTGACATTTACCTGCTTGGCAGATCGCTCCATTACCCAATCGCACTTGAAGGCGCGCTCAAGCTCAAAGAGCTTGCCTATGTCCATGCTGAAGGCATCGCGGCAGGCGAGCTAAAGCACGGGCCGCTTGCGCTCATGGAAAAGAACACGTTTGTCATAATGATAAACCCGCGCGACGCCACATTCAACGACACGATTTCAAACGCGCACGAAATAAAGGCCAGAGGCGCAACGGTCATTGGCATCTCAGACCGCAAGGACGATGTCTATGACTATTGGATCGAGATACCGCACCTCAAGGAGGAGGCATACTACCCGATAGTCGAAGTGATACCGCTGCAGATACTGGCTTACCAGCTGGCGCTTGCCAAGAACGCGGACCCAGACTACCCGAGGAACTTGGCAAAGTCTGTTACGGTAAGATAGGCAAAAGAGCAAGACCGTGTGATGGATGCTAGCCAGATTTTTTGAAGTCGGGGAAACCAGAGACAAAGGCAAAGGGCTTTTTGCAAAAGAACTGGTGCCAAAAGGCACCATAGTCTTTTTTGAATGCAAGCAGTGCAAGAGGATTTCAAAGGACGACTTGCTGGCAGAAGAAGAGAAGGCCTTTGTGCAAAAATACGGATATACAAAAGCTGACGGCTCGTACCTTGTTCCCTGCGACGAAATTATCTACTTTAACCATTCGTGCAACGCCAACATACTTTGGCCGCGGATTTGACATAATAGTTTGCCAGAGGAGAAGAGGCGACGTACGGCTACAGGCTTTTCCACGACAGCCCGGAGCAGGCGTTCCACTGCCTCTGCGGAAGATGTCTGCTGCAAGATTGTCAGGTGCGTCCATCCTCCGGAAAAGCTAAGAAGTTTCTGGGATGTAAGGATCGATTCGGCCATGAAAAAGCAAGGATGCAGTATACCAGTCGTTAGGAAAATTGCTAGAATGAAAATAAAGGAAAAAAGGATATGAGGATGCTTTCTAGAACTGTGCGTTCTCGCTTGTAGTAGTAGTTCCTGTGCGGGTGCTTGAGGACCCGATAGGCACGTCTGGAAAGCTGTCGGTCATTCTCTGTTCTGCCACCGCGCCTGCCTCTGCGAGTATCCTGTCCACTTCTTCGCCGCTTGCGTCAAAGGCGAACGAGGTGTTGCTCATGCTTCCTGCGCTCATCATGATATCGCTGAACACTCCGTTGATCTCTCCCAGTTCCCTGTCTACTTCTGGCATCACGCCTGCAAGTCCTGACCTTACTCTCGTCAGTGCGCCCATCGCCGGACCTATTGCTACCATCACGTCTCCAAGGTCGATAGTGGATTCCAACCTGAGCTGTATCTGTTCCAGTGCCATCTTTAGTTGCGAGATCATTTTGATCGTCTTTCTTACTTGGGCGATCTCATTTGATAGCATCTTGCCATGTTGAGTGTCATGTCTCTGAAGAGCGGAAACTACTTGATTGAAGAGTGACTTTTCTTTGCTTCGTAGTTTTTCCAAAATCGTCTCTAGTTTTTGGTTCTGTGCTTGTATCTTGTTCTTTGCAAGTTCGATTCTCGGTTTCAGTGGTTGCTGAGGACCGATGTTCTGCTTGATCCTCTCAGACATATTCGGCTTATTGTCCTTTACCCAGTTGCTGCTGAAGCTCGTCATGCCAACTAGCAAAAGGAAACGGCGTTAAATAGAAATGTCATAATTGAATAACCAAGTGGTAATATTTTGTAGACATGCGTTCGCTGCTTATAGAACTAAATTGGAAAAGCTATTAAATGCAATACATACACGCTAGAGGTATAATGGGAAGGACGAAGGCGGCGAAAAGCGAAGGCGGCTCTCAGGAAGAGGGCCTGCCAAAGTGGGCAGAGGACGAGATAAAGTCTGCTCAGTTCGGCAAGCCCGAGACGATTACAAGGACAGGATATATCCTCGATATTTACGAGAGCGACTTTAAAGTCGACATACAGGTGTACGAGCCGATGCCCGATGGCAGGACGATCGTTGAAGGCCTCGATGTTCCGAAGTCCATGAAGATATCTGATTTCATGAAGGGTTTTGTATACGAGTTCAAGGTAAAGGTGTTCACTGCGCCTCTAAGCGCCAAGGTAGTTGAGCTACTCAAGACCAAGTTTGACCTTGACATGAAGGCGATCTACCGTTTCGAGCTGCAGGAGCTCCAGCTGATGGATGTCGAGTCTGACCTGCCAGCAGCCGCATCCTCGTCTGAAGATGGTGACGAGGAAGACTAACGATATAGCCGTCATCTGCCTGCCTACAAATCTAATAAATCACTGCATAGTAGTCCCTTTTTTATCTTGCCGCATTGCCATCTTCTGGCTTGCTGCCAGGACTGTTCCCGGCAGCCGGCTGACCTAGGCTCGTGGTTGAAACCTTACCCAAAGCAAGCCGCATTATGGCGACCCACATGATGACAAGCGGCACGTGGTATGTCGCAATGCGCCATGCGATTATCACGTTCAATCGTGGGTCACTCACCACGTCGCCCAGCTCCGGTATCCCGCTGAGGTTTGAAATATAGGCCCAGATCCCAAGCTCTGCAAGACCCGAGCCTCCTATCGTTATTGGAAGGCTGGCCACGGCGACTGACGCCGATGTAGCCATGAGCGAATCAAAAAACCCGATGTCTTCTGCAGTGTTTGCCAGCACCATGAATGACAGCCCGTGGAAGACGAACGCCATGAAGGTTATCGCCATTCCAATTGCAAACGTCCTGATCGCCTTTTTTGAGTTAAAGTTTTCCCGGCTCATCTTACACAGGTCGGCTATGGCAGTGTTTGTGGTGTTGACTAGGTTCTCGGCTTTCTCTTTTGAAAGGAATTTCTCTGCCAGCCTCTGCGAAAATGAAGGTAGGCGCAGGTTGCGCTTTGCCGAGAACAGCACCACCGCAAGCCACACTGCAAACGTCGGGATCGTTACTAGAATGATCCCGATGCCTGCTACGCTCCCGCCCTTGTAGATCGCAAATGCGCCTGCGATAAATGCAAGCATCGAGCCTACAAAGACATCCGCGATTATCTCCATGGTTGCCACCCATGCCGCCTTGCCAGCAGGCACGCCGTTCCTTGACAGCCACGCTATCCTGACGAATTCCCCTCCAACGTATGACGGGGTGGTCTGTGTCACAAATTCTCCAGCCAGCCTTGCAGATATGGTCTTGCCCGTGGAACTGACATCGTAGCCGATGAAGCGCTTGATAAAGTACTTGAAGCGCACAGCCTGGAGCATGAACCGGGCGATCTCTGCCGCAGCCGAAGCCGCAAAAGGCACGAGCCCCACGGCAAAGACATCCTGCGGCGAGACATTGGTAGTAAGGAAGAGTATAATGAAAGGCACTATGCTCACAGGGATGGCAACAAGTCGCCAGTTCAAATATAACGAATCTTCATGCGGTGCGGTACTATAATAGTGTAAAGCAGATATACGCCATCCTCATGCTCCTTTGATGACAGTGAACGCGATATTCATCACGGGCACGGCCGGGTCGGGAAAATCGCTCCTGACGTCGAGGCTGATCCAGTGGTACAGGGACAACAATGCGTACCCGATCGCGCTCAACCTTGACCCCGGTGCGGCCAGCCTGCCGTACGACCCTGACGTGGACGTCCGCGACCATATTGATATTGCCACCATTATGGAAAGCTATGGCCTCGGCCCCAATGGCTCGCTTGTCATGGCAAGCGACATGATAGCCACCAAGATCGACGAGATCCAGAACGAGATCGACGAGCTGAACCCCGACTATGTCATCGTCGACACGCCTGGTCAGATAGAGCTGTTTGCATTTCGGGCAAGCGGCCCGTATTTTGTGGCCAGCATGCACGCAGACAACAAAGCCACGATATTTGCGTTTGACGGGATGCTCGTTTCGTCCCCGATCAACTTTGTGTCCATATCGCTCCTTGCTTCGTCGGTCAAGCTGCGGCTAAAGACCGCGCAGATAAATGTACTTACAAAGCGCGACCTTGTGATTGAAAAGCTAAAGAACATCATGGACTGGGCCGGCTCGCATACTGCGCTAGAGCATGCACTTGAAGGTGAGAAGGACGCCGAGTACTCACTTCTCAGCAAGGACTTGGCGCGCAGTATGAGCAAGGGAGGATTTGCCCCCGGCCTAGTCGCGGTTTCAAGCCTCACGATGAATGGCATGATCAACCTCGCAGCCGCGCTTGCGCGAACTCTTAATCTTGGAGAGGATGGCTAGGATGGCTGCGAAGTCCCGGACAGCCGTTGCGCCTTGCTCCACTGCAAATCTCGGCCCCGGCTACGACGTGTTTGGCCTTGCGCTGGACGCGCTCAAAGACAAGGTCGTGATAAAGGCATCATCAACAGCAGGCGATAGAAAAATAACGATCAAGAGCAGCGATCAGGCGATCCCAGCCGTAGCCGAATCCAACTCTGCCGGCTTGGTGGTAAAGAGCATGATGCGCGATTTCCATATCGGCGACGATATCGAGGTACAAGTCACAAAGGGCGTGCCGGCCGGCTATGGCATAGGCTCAAGCGCAGCTTCGGCAGCTGCAGCCGCGATAGCATTCAACGCGCTTTACAACTTGAAGATCGATAGGAACAGGCTTGTAGAATATGCGGCAGAAGGCGAGATTGCAAGCGCAGGCATAAAGCATTATGACAACGTCTCTGCCTCGTTGCTTGGAGGGTTCGTGATCGGATCCAAGGGCCAGTTTATCAGGATCGAGCCGCCGAGAGACCTCTTTCTTGTGGTGGCCGTGCCGCTCTCCATGCAGGTGCCTGAAAAAAAGACCGAAGTCGCAAGGAGCATCCTTCCAAAGGACGTGCCGCTCAAGAGCGTCGTACACAACGTTTCCGGCGCGGCCACAATCGTTGCAGGATTTGCGCTAAAGGACGTAGAAATGATAGCAAGGGGTATCGACGATGTCATTGTCGAGCCTGTAAGGAAGCACCTGATCCCCGGCTATGACAGTGTGAAGCAGAACGCGATGTCTGCAGGCGCGCTTGCCGTGACCATAAGCGGGGCAGGACCTTCAATGATCGCTTTCTTGAAGACCTGCAAGAATGCAAACATGGTGGCCGCAGCAATGGCAAAAGGGTTTGAGGAAGCCGGCGTAAAGAGCAGGACGTTTGTATGCCGGCCAAGCAGTGGCGCCCGTCTGGCGTAGTACGGTTACTTTTTGCCCTTGTTGAGAAATGCAGACATCATTTTTTGCCGGTCTTCGTGGGCAAAGCAGAGCGCCCAGCCGTAGATCTCCAGCCTCAGCCCCGTCTCAAGGTCTGAGTCCATTCCCCTGTTTATCAACATCTTGCTTACCTTGACCGCTACAAAGCTGTTCTTTGTTATCTCTTTTGCAAGAGCAAGGCACTCGTCCATCAGCTTCTTGTTCAATATTTTTGCCACTTCGGCGGCCCTTTCCTTCTCCTTGGCAGGATCACCCTTTACTTCTGGCGGCACCTTGTCGTCAGGTCCCAGACTCACGACCTTGTTGACAAGCCCGATCTGGTGGGCTTCGTCTGCGGTTATCATTTTCCCTGTGAATATCATCTCCTTTGCCTTTGCCGGCCCCACAAGCCGCATGAGGCGCTGGGTTCCGCCCCACCCAGGAGGGATGCCTATCGTGACTTCGGGCTGCCCGATTTTGGCGTTGCTTGACGCTATGCGTATGTCGCACGCCATCGCAAGCTCGCAGCCTCCACCAAGCGCAAAGCCATTGACTGCCGCAATGACTGGCTTTTCTAGCCGTTCTATCTTGTTAATCACAGCCTGAGCTGAAGTCGCGTACCGTTCCGCCTGCATCGGCTCGATGTTGACCATGTAGGAAATGTCGGCGCCCGCGCAGAAAGAGCGCTCGCCGGCGCCGGTGATAATGACAACCTTGACGCTTTCGTCAGCTACAAGGATGTCAATAGTCTTTGAAAGTTCGGCTATCACATCGACGTTCATGGCGTTCAGCGCCTCCGGCCTGTTTATCCTCACTATTGCAATGTCGCCCTGTGGTTCAAGCTGAA
Coding sequences within it:
- a CDS encoding AAA family ATPase, which encodes MSAKIEEMVHRSYTTKPKYTEIMPGVPEDYKQVKTLGDLLKINYKHVTVEEQMRGNLIAKLKKGEHPYPGIIGYDDDVIPAVNRAILSGHDLLLVGQIGQAKTKIAEAIAKNLLSPIPVVRGTVTNDIPTSIPEDQLTALLSDSEVVRTQPEFTVSPECEDIIRSNKLETKIDWISGADRYKYILSTPDISVKDLVGQIDAIKIAKKGVELYSMESYSAGQLLQARHGILCIDELPVLDPRKQVSLLSVLQEGKFTTGAYPAVFKPDVKIIATANPIDYTHSGKIIEPLFDRLRSHVDTHYPRTVEDEMLITVQESRIADAKNVMLPVFIVRTIAKITQMTRAHHDVNHNKGVSVRMSVHSMEMMIGEAERTRSITFGVKAIPRFCDIHCIHQSSKFELAEMEDTRENRKNVLDSIIESALKEVALEYIQKLAPEQLIKVKNDFAKNKAFQVSQALVGSGGISKSPDYESQLAKFPGLKAAVNETIGTVKDEQKQLVERAKQLGIRTDSILFTPDLNGEFTAAVTEVILEGLRHTQPPILDRKDNSYGLAQ
- a CDS encoding 30S ribosomal protein S13; the encoded protein is MNLSASEYKHILRIAGKDIEGSKKVIVAVSEIKGIGYNFAQVLTQTLNINPDKRVGFLTDSELGELEQAIAHPDKAGVPAWYLNRRKNMDTGSNHHMITSDLDFASSNDIEREKMVMSWRGYRHMFGLRVRGQRTRTTGRKGGAVGVKKVKAMPGAAPAAAGAAAPAAPAAAGSAKPAAGAAASAAGAAKPAAGAAPAAGGGAKQAAPAKEQAKK
- a CDS encoding 30S ribosomal protein S4, producing the protein MGDPRKSKKLYRRPRMIWTTDQLNAELYIMGSYGLRNKRELWKAQTEVARIRNQARALLALSAEARAEKEKRLLNFLNRLGLAKEGATLDDILNLKVEDLLERRLQTIVMKKSGTKSPYQARQMVSHGHVSIGSRKVNIPGYLVRTEEEPQILLHIELPSAAAAAQPSAS
- a CDS encoding ArsR family transcriptional regulator, which encodes MEKKLISESDGQALAKKIVVFRDVERMRVLSNPVAWRIMELLSRGPMYPAQVAKELKIYEQSAYYYIRKLVSIGAVQEVGRNFVRGGTARLYQASSPSFGIEMDWGETKLGSMPAGGHPSTSRFFENFVAGREFKGLIVVGAPDPHGPYKSSARDGHYAVHLAFFLGHITSAVPSEFVVKLDVDAKAEKMLTGNNLITIGGPGTNILTAEFNRYLPVRFDEKNFWSGLIDGSGNRYGLDNHGLIAKIKNPYDSNSSIVVVAGVRSAGTKSAVIALTNYSEEVLKKYNGEDYWALVVQGFDMNSDGKIDHVDIVSGL
- the glmS gene encoding glutamine--fructose-6-phosphate transaminase (isomerizing), coding for MCSIIGYKGKNAAAPILVDSLKRMEYRGYDSVGVATFDSGNILVRKGTGKVIEVNRNLNIDQMSGKIGIGHTRWATHGGVTDKNAHPHSACKNNIAVVHNGIIENYKELKQELIEVGHTFASETDSEVIAHLLEIHFSSGNNIKQAMIDTCKRLKGNYAFVAVFQDGTICGARYEEPLVIGVANDGYFVSSDVLGFLQYTDKAIFLENGDICIVDNSKLEIFDFEGRPIAHPITQVAWELGDIDKGKYAHYTLKEINDQRLTVVHAGRQDEATMEKFCNILASAKDIYITGSGTSYHSALIFKHMLARFGKIRAETVMSSESQYALASMDSNSVLVAISQSGETADVLDSVRLAKNQGANVLSIVNVTTSSLARASDAYLSTNCGPEIGVAATKSFTGQLALIYNVTDRLCKNCLETEKAEFAVAVENIIANQASIIKVAEQMKDASDIYLLGRSLHYPIALEGALKLKELAYVHAEGIAAGELKHGPLALMEKNTFVIMINPRDATFNDTISNAHEIKARGATVIGISDRKDDVYDYWIEIPHLKEEAYYPIVEVIPLQILAYQLALAKNADPDYPRNLAKSVTVR
- a CDS encoding SET domain-containing protein-lysine N-methyltransferase is translated as MLARFFEVGETRDKGKGLFAKELVPKGTIVFFECKQCKRISKDDLLAEEEKAFVQKYGYTKADGSYLVPCDEIIYFNHSCNANILWPRI
- a CDS encoding Snf7 family protein, yielding MTSFSSNWVKDNKPNMSERIKQNIGPQQPLKPRIELAKNKIQAQNQKLETILEKLRSKEKSLFNQVVSALQRHDTQHGKMLSNEIAQVRKTIKMISQLKMALEQIQLRLESTIDLGDVMVAIGPAMGALTRVRSGLAGVMPEVDRELGEINGVFSDIMMSAGSMSNTSFAFDASGEEVDRILAEAGAVAEQRMTDSFPDVPIGSSSTRTGTTTTSENAQF
- a CDS encoding lysylphosphatidylglycerol synthase transmembrane domain-containing protein, whose amino-acid sequence is MNWRLVAIPVSIVPFIILFLTTNVSPQDVFAVGLVPFAASAAAEIARFMLQAVRFKYFIKRFIGYDVSSTGKTISARLAGEFVTQTTPSYVGGEFVRIAWLSRNGVPAGKAAWVATMEIIADVFVGSMLAFIAGAFAIYKGGSVAGIGIILVTIPTFAVWLAVVLFSAKRNLRLPSFSQRLAEKFLSKEKAENLVNTTNTAIADLCKMSRENFNSKKAIRTFAIGMAITFMAFVFHGLSFMVLANTAEDIGFFDSLMATSASVAVASLPITIGGSGLAELGIWAYISNLSGIPELGDVVSDPRLNVIIAWRIATYHVPLVIMWVAIMRLALGKVSTTSLGQPAAGNSPGSKPEDGNAAR
- a CDS encoding ATP/GTP-binding protein; this encodes MTVNAIFITGTAGSGKSLLTSRLIQWYRDNNAYPIALNLDPGAASLPYDPDVDVRDHIDIATIMESYGLGPNGSLVMASDMIATKIDEIQNEIDELNPDYVIVDTPGQIELFAFRASGPYFVASMHADNKATIFAFDGMLVSSPINFVSISLLASSVKLRLKTAQINVLTKRDLVIEKLKNIMDWAGSHTALEHALEGEKDAEYSLLSKDLARSMSKGGFAPGLVAVSSLTMNGMINLAAALARTLNLGEDG
- a CDS encoding homoserine kinase, whose protein sequence is MAAKSRTAVAPCSTANLGPGYDVFGLALDALKDKVVIKASSTAGDRKITIKSSDQAIPAVAESNSAGLVVKSMMRDFHIGDDIEVQVTKGVPAGYGIGSSAASAAAAAIAFNALYNLKIDRNRLVEYAAEGEIASAGIKHYDNVSASLLGGFVIGSKGQFIRIEPPRDLFLVVAVPLSMQVPEKKTEVARSILPKDVPLKSVVHNVSGAATIVAGFALKDVEMIARGIDDVIVEPVRKHLIPGYDSVKQNAMSAGALAVTISGAGPSMIAFLKTCKNANMVAAAMAKGFEEAGVKSRTFVCRPSSGARLA
- a CDS encoding enoyl-CoA hydratase/isomerase family protein, producing MKYIQLEPQGDIAIVRINRPEALNAMNVDVIAELSKTIDILVADESVKVVIITGAGERSFCAGADISYMVNIEPMQAERYATSAQAVINKIERLEKPVIAAVNGFALGGGCELAMACDIRIASSNAKIGQPEVTIGIPPGWGGTQRLMRLVGPAKAKEMIFTGKMITADEAHQIGLVNKVVSLGPDDKVPPEVKGDPAKEKERAAEVAKILNKKLMDECLALAKEITKNSFVAVKVSKMLINRGMDSDLETGLRLEIYGWALCFAHEDRQKMMSAFLNKGKK